In Nissabacter sp. SGAir0207, the genomic stretch TGGTCTCCTCCGCGGCCGGCAGCAACAGCTGGGTGCAGGTCAAAACCCACAAAACCATCGTTGAGGCGGTCACCGCCATGAAACAGCAGGGGATGCAGGTGCTCGCCACCCATCTCTCTGACAAGGCAGTGGATTTCCGCGAGATCGACTACACCCGGCCCACCTGCATCCTGCTCGGGCAGGAGAAAACCGGCATCACCGCTGAGGCGCTGGCGCTGGCCGATCAGGACATCATTATCCCGATGGCTGGCATGGTGCAGTCGTTGAACGTCTCGGTTGCCTCGGCGCTGATCCTGTATGAAGCCCAGCGTCAACGGCAAAACGCCGGCATGTACCATCGCGATGCCTGTATGCTCGATGATGAGGAGCAGCAACGGCTGCTGTTTGAGGGCGGCTACCCGGTGCTGGCGAATGTCGCGAAGCGCAAGGGGCTGCCGCGCCCACATATTGATGATCAAGGCCAGATTGTGGCGGAGCCTACCTGGTGGGCCGCCATGCAAGCCATGGAGCGCTAAATGAAAGGACGCCTGCTGGATGCCATTCCGTTAACGTCACTGTCCGGGGTTGGGGCCAGCCAGGCGGGCAAGCTGGCAAAGCTTGGTCTGGAGACCATTCAGGATCTGCTGCTGCACTTGCCGCTGCGTTACGAAGACCGCACCCACCTCTACCCAATCAATGACCTTCTGCCGGGCATTTTCGCCACGGTAGAGGGTGAAGTATTGCGCACGGATGTCAGTTTTGGCCGTCGGCGCATGATGACCTGCCAAATCAGCGACGGCACCGGCGTCCTTACCCTGCGTTTCTTCAACTTCAATGCCGCGATGAAAAACAGCCTGGCCACCGGCCGCCGCGTCACCGCCTATGGTGAGATTAAGCGTGGGCATCATGGCGCGGAGATCATCCACCCGGAGTATCGCCTACAGGGCGACCACAGCGAGGTGGTGGTGGAAGAGTCCCTGACGCCGGTCTATCCGGCGACCGAGGGGGTTCGACAGGCCACGCTGCGCAAGCTGACCGATCAGGCGCTCGATTTGCTGGATACCGTGCCCATTGAGGAGTTGCTGCCGGAGGAGTTGCGGCGCGGCATGATCTCGCTGCCGCAGGCGCTGCATCTCTTGCACCGCCCACCGCCGGATGTGCGGCTGGAAGATCTGGAGAAGGGGCGCCACCCGGCGCAGCGTCGCCTGATCATGGAGGAGTTGCTGGCGCACAACCTCAGTATGCTGGATGTGCGCGCGGGCACCCAGAGCT encodes the following:
- the trmH gene encoding tRNA (guanosine(18)-2'-O)-methyltransferase TrmH; translation: MTPQRYARIREMLTARQPDLTVCMEQVHKPHNVSAVIRTADAVGVHQIHAVWPTNRMRTLVSSAAGSNSWVQVKTHKTIVEAVTAMKQQGMQVLATHLSDKAVDFREIDYTRPTCILLGQEKTGITAEALALADQDIIIPMAGMVQSLNVSVASALILYEAQRQRQNAGMYHRDACMLDDEEQQRLLFEGGYPVLANVAKRKGLPRPHIDDQGQIVAEPTWWAAMQAMER